The genomic window ATTATCTTCAGGGTGGATGGCGATCTCCGTCAAAAAGCCGATGCCGATATTTTCCCGGACCATGCTTTTCAAGATGTTCAAATCGTTACTTTGATAAACAATCTTTGGTTCGATATGCGTTTGCTTAGAAAGCTTCGTAAATGCAGCAGGATGGACGTAGTGCTCATTTAGCAAAACAAATTGTTCATCTGCTAACTCCTTAAAAGAAACGCTTGTGCGCTCTGCTAGAGGGTGTGAAGGAGAAACGACGATCATAAAGCATTTATCTAACAATCGTTCGACTTCAAGCTTATGATCGACAATCGGTTGTGTGGACCCGAGGATTGCGATATCGATACGACCTTGATGGATCATTCCGTATAGATCACGAGAACCACCATCAACGATATCGATCTGTGCCATCAATTGGTACTTGATAAAGTAGCTCGATAATTTTGGGAAATACTCGTTACCAATGATAGGCGGCATGCCAAAACGCAATTTTTTCTTTTGTAATTGTGCAATCTCAGCTTTGGCAAGAGTAATTTCTTGTAAGACTGATTGTGCGTGGATCATCAATTGCTTGCCAGCAGGAGTGATGATCAGTTCATGATGGGAACGATCTCTTGTAATGAGCGTAGCACCAAGTTCTTTTTCAAGGCGTTGGATGGCATAAGTGATCGTTGGCTGACTGACCTCGAAAAACTTAGCGACCTTGGTGAAGTTTTTTTGTTTGACGATTTGAACATAATATTCAAGATCTCTGGTATTCATGAAACGATTCGCTCCCTCAACATATAAATAATGTTTATTGTAATCCATAATTTTCCGACTATCAAATCAAACAAGTTAAAGAAAATCAGTGAGAACAAAAATAAGTATATCGAAACCTTGTCCCAACAAGCTAAATGTTTTTTTATGAAGTGTAAGGTGTCAAGAAAATTTCATTGACAACCGACTTTTTGCCCTGTATAATAGCTTTTGTTGCTTAGGAGTGATGAAACTATGAAATGGTCTTTATTGGAATTGAGAAAATACCAAGAGACACCGTTAACTTTTCATGAGACCCTTGACGTAAAAAAGGCTCTTATGAAGCGAGACGATTCAATTTTAGATGTTGCGCCTGTGGAAGTCGAAGGTCTAGTCTCAGTAGATAACAAAGGCTATCTCGTTCATTACACTGCGCAGACGACACTGACTGTTCCGTCTACTCGTTCATTGACCCCAGTTGAATTACCAATCAAACTGTCTGTGGATGAATTGTTTATGACGATGGAACAATACCAACGTAGAGATGCACAGTTACCTTCAGAAGAGATTCTCTTGATCGAAGGAACACATCTTGATGTGACAGAGTCGATCGAAGACAACATTTTATTGGCGATTCCGATGCGTGTACTCACAGAAGAAGAAGAGCAATCCACTGAATTACCGAAAGGAAATGACTGGGAAGTGCTATCTGAAGAAGAGTACGAAAGACGCAAAACGGAAGAAGCTGAGACAAAAGTAGATCCTCGTCTTGCAAAACTATCAGAATTTTTTGATTCAGCATCAGAAGAAGATGATAAAGCGTAAGATTGGAATATATTGTATCAAATTTTGATACGAGACTTTACAAGGAGGTGTAGCAAAATGGCAGTACCAGCTAGAAGAACATCGAAAGCTAAAAAAGCAAAACGTCGTACTCATTACAAATTGACAATCAAAGGATTGAACGAATGTCCAAACTGTGGTGAAATGAAAAAAAGCCATCACGTATGTGCAAGTTGTGGTTACTACGATGGTAAGGACGTAATGTCTAAAGAAGCTTAATACATTTTATTTAGAAAATGTAAAACCTCAAGGCTAACCATGGAGCCTTGGGGTTTATTTTTTGATTCTTAAATAACAATTGGATTTCGAATATATAAGATAAGAAACATGACCGATTCGTAGTTATTTGGTTTGCAAGTAAGCCATGTTAAGCTATAATGAGAGAGATTAGGGAGAATATCCCATATGTAGGAGGAGTTTATATGTCAAAACAACAAATCGGCGTTGTCGGTATGGCCGTCATGGGTAAAAATCTAGCCCTTAACATTGAAAGCCGCGGCTACTCTGTTGCTCTATTCAACCGTACAGGAGCAAAAACAACAGATGTGGTAGAAGAGCATCCAGACAAAAACTTCAAAGCAACATACACGATCGAAGAATTTGTTGATTCAATCGAAAAACCACGTCGTATCCTTTTGATGGTCAAAGCAGGACCAGCAACCGATGCGACCATCCAAGAATTATTACCACACTTAGACAAAGGCGATATCTTGATCGATGGTGGAAATACCTTCTTCCAAGATACGATCCGTAGAAACGAAGAGTTAGCTAACTCTGGCATCAACTTCATCGGAACTGGTGTTTCAGGTGGAGAAGAAGGGGCGTTAAAAGGACCTTCGATCATGCCTGGTGGACAAAAAGAAGCGTATGAGTTAGTTGCACCGATCCTTGAACAAATCTCTGCAAAAGCGGAAGATGGTACGCCATGTGTGACTTACATTGGTCCAAATGGTGCAGGACATTACGTGAAAATGGTCCACAATGGGATCGAGTATGGCGATATGCAGTTGATTGCTGAATCTTACGACTTGATGAAAAATATTCTAGGTCTATCTGTTGATGAGATGGCAGATATCTTCAAAGAATGGAATGAAGGCGAATTAGACAGCTACTTGATCGAGATCACTGCGGATATCTTGACACGTAAAGACGATGAAGGGACAGGTCAACCGATCGTAGATGTGATCCTTGATGCTGCTGGAAACAAAGGGACAGGTAAATGGACAAGCCAAAGTGCCTTAGACCTTGGTGTACCACTTCCATTGATCACTGAGTCGGTATTTGCCCGATATATCTCTGCATACAAAGAAGAACGTGTACAAGCAAGCAAAATCTTGTCACATACAAATGACTTTGAATTCAAAGGCGATAAAAAAGAATTTATCGAAAAAATTCGTGAAGCATTGTACTTCAGTAAAATCATGAGCTATGCCCAAGGATTTGCACAGCTACGTGTCGCATCAAAAGATTATGGTTGGGATCTGCCATTTGGTGAAATCGCAAAAATCTGGCGTGCCGGCTGTATCATCCGCGCGCGTTTCTTGCAAAAAATCACAGATGCCTACGATACTAATCCTGACATTGAAAATCTTTTATTGGATGACTACTTTGTTGAGATCACTAAGAAATACCAACAAGCCGTACGAGAAGTTGTTGCTCTAGCCGTTCAAGCAGGCGTACCAGTTCCAACATTCTCTTCAGCCATTGCTTACTTTGATTCATACAGAGCCGAACGTTTGCCTGCAAACATCATCCAAGCACAACGTGATTACTTTGGGGCACATACGTATGAGCGTGTTGACAAAGAAGGAATCTTCCATTACTCATGGTATAACGAAGATTAAACTCTTCAACATGCGAAACAAATAAGTAATAAAGAAAGAGCTGAGGTCAATTTATAGAGAACGACTTCAGCTCTTTTTAAAAATGGTATTCCATGATAAAATGATTTTAGATTAAAAAAATATATATCGGTATAATAATGGAGTTTAGAAGCCTAGGAGAGAGAAAGGATAAAATTGAATGAGTAATATTCTAATCATTGAAGATGAGAAAAATTTAGCCCGATTTGTCGAGTTAGAATTAAAGCATGAAGGGTATAATGCTGAAGTACATTACAATGGACGGACAGGTCTTGATGCCGCTTTGAATAATGAGTGGGATGCGATTTTATTAGATTTGATGTTACCTGAATTGAACGGACTTGAAGTTTGTCGTCGTGTGCGTCAAGCAAAAAATACACCGATCATCATGATGACTGCAAGAGATTCTGTCATCGACCGAGTTTCAGGTCTAGATCACGGGGCAGATGATTACATCGTCAAACCATTTGCGATCGAAGAGTTGTTGGCACGTCTGCGTGCTTTATTACGCCGTATCGACATCGAAGGAGATAAAAACGTAGCCAAACAAACAACGATCACTTATCGCGATTTGACGATCGAAAAAGAAAACAGAGTCGTACGTCGTGGCAATGAAGTCATTGAATTAACAAAACGCGAGTATGAGCTATTACTTACTTTAATGGAAAATGTCAATGTGGTACTTGCCCGTGATGTTTTATTGAATAAAGTCTGGGGTTATGAAACCGAAGTAGAAACGAACGTAGTGGATGTGTATATTCGTTATCTTCGTAATAAGATCGACGTTCCTGGTGAGGAAAGTTATATCCAAACAGTACGTGGGACTGGTTACGTGATGCGCTCGTGAGCAACTACAATAAAACAGAAAAAAGAGAACTTAAAGGTCCATCCTTGACAATCAAGTGGGCCTTTGCAAGTTCTTTCTTCATATTTGTCGTCTTTACGATCTTTGCGGTGATCACTTATAAGTCATCGATCAACTTGATCGTAGCAAAAGAACGAGCGAACGTGGAACATACGATTTCTGAAGCAGCTTCTCGTTTATCAAATTCAGACGAAGAGTTGACGTTGATCAGTGCCTATCGCAATTTAACGAATGCTGACCAAACTGGTGGCACTGGCGATGATACAGCGATCATTGAAGGAAACTTGATGAAGATCGATTCCTTTATTTCTGAACTTGGTCAAGCCTCAATGGATCTATACGTTTACGATCTTGATGAAAAGCTGATTTTCAAAACACATGAAAAAAGCCGTTCATTGATTCAAACAACGCGTAAGATTCCAACGATCGTTACCTTAGATGGAAAAACTGGTTTTTTATCGATCCAGCCTATTTATTCTAAACAAACGAGAGAAAAAATCGGGTATACTCAAACCTTTTACGAACTTTCATCTTTCTACGACATAAGAAACAATCTCTTGTTGACGTTGATCGTGTTAGAGATCGTCTCTTTGATATTAAGTAGTATCTTAGGCTTCTTCTTATCTTCATACTTCTTGAAACCGTTAAAAGTATTAAGAGACACCATGGATACGATTCGTAAAGATCCGCAATCAGATATCCACATGCCAGAGATCGATACAGATGATGAACTCGCCGACCTTGCTGAGATCTTCAATGAAATGCTTGATCGTATGCGTCTGTATATTGAGCAGCAAGAACAATTTGTAGAAGATGTCTCTCATGAATTAAGAACCCCTGTAGCAATTATTGAAGGGCATCTCAACCTGTTGAATCGTTGGGGGAAAGATGATCCTGAAATTCTAGAAGAGTCATTGACCGCAAGTATGCAAGAAATCAGTCGTATGAAAAGTTTAGTACAAGAAATGCTGGATCTTTCAAGGGCAGAACAAGTAGATGTTTATTATGCCAATGAAACGACGAATGCAAAAGAAGTGACTTATCAAGTATTCAATAATTTTAAATTACTTTATCCAGACTATGTCATTACACTAGATGATGACTTAGCTAAGGAAGTAACACTACAAATATTTAGGAATCATTTTGAGCAATTGATCATCATCATCTTAGATAATGCGGTGAAGTATTCAACGACTAGAAAAGAAGTTCATATCTCAATCTCATCAACACTTAGCGAATTTGAGATTGCCATCCAAGATTTTGGTGAAGGAATCCCTGAAGAGGACCTGAAGAAAATTTTCAACCGTTTTTATCGGGTCGATAAAGCGAGAGCACGAACAAAAGGTGGAAATGGTTTAGGGTTGTCTATCGCCAAACAACTTGTCGAAAGCTATAAAGGTCGAATATTAGCTGAGAGTGTGGTTGGTCAAGGGACGATTTTTAGGATTTTTGTACCGATCGTAAGAACAGAGGACAAGTAAAGTATCATACTTTACTTGTTTTTTTTATGGATTTATCGAACGTAGCGAGCCGTCTTTTGCTCTAATAATCAGATCTTTGCGGAGGATGTCTGAAAAAGAGGCGAACTTTAATTCTTTGATTTCAGCTGTATGCAATTAAATAACAGTAAAAAACTGTTGATTTTAAAAGAAAAACGCTGAATATTCGGCTTTAAAAATATTCATTGAAAATCGCATTTTTTCTATTGCAATTTTTTTGAGTCCTTGATATATTATTATTTGTTCTGACAAAGCAGATAAAACTACTGCAACAAATTGTTTGATTTAACTGTTGACTAGGTTTTGGAGCTATGTTATAATAACTGAGTCGCTAATTTTAAAAGTGATATAAAGCTTAATAAATCAACGAAAAAAGTTATTGACAAATAACAAACGAGATGATATATTAATCAAGTCGCTAAGGAATGACGGCAACAAACTTTCTAAATAAGAAAGAAAAAACTTGTTGACAATCTTTTAAGAAAGTGTTAAGATATAAAAGTTGTTGAAACAAGAAAGATTAGACCTTTGAAAACTGAACAAAGTAAGACAAACCAAATGTGTAGGGCGTCTTGATTCAATTCAAGACAACAAACATTTTTAACAAGCAAGCAATATGCTAGCAAACAAATTGAGCTTAACAAATGAACTATTATGATGTTCGAAAGTAAATTTCGAACTACAGTTCCACATCAGCTATCGCTGTGAGGAACTAGCATATTATGAGAGTTTGATCCTGGCTCAGGACGAACGCTGGCGGCGTGCCTAATACATGCAAGTCGAACGCTTCTTTTTCCACCGGAGCTTGCTCCACCGGAAAAAGAGGAGTGGCGAACGGGTGAGTAACACGTGGGTAACCTGCCCATCAGAAGGGGATAACACTTGGAAACAGGTGCTAATACCGTATAACAATCGAAACCGCATGGTTTCGGTTTGAAAGGCGCTTTACGGTGCCGCTGATGGATGGACCCGCGGTGCATTAGCTAGTTGGTGAGGTAACGGCTCACCAAGGCCACGATGCATAGCCGACCTGAGAGGGTGATCGGCCACATTGGGACTGAGACACGGCCCAAACTCCTACGGGAGGCAGCAGTAGGGAATCTTCGGCAATGGACGAAAGTCTGACCGAGCAACGCCGCGTGAGTGAAGAAGGTTTTCGGATCGTAAAACTCTGTTGTTAGAGAAGAACAAGGGTGAGAGTAACTGTTCACCCCTTGACGGTATCTAACCAGAAAGCCACGGCTAACTACGTGCCAGCAGCCGCGGTAATACGTAGGTGGCAAGCGTTGTCCGGATTTATTGGGCGTAAAGCGAGCGCAGGCGGTTTCTTAAGTCTGATGTGAAAGCCCCCGGCTCAACCGGGGAGGGTCATTGGAAACTGGGAGACTTGAGTGCAGAAGAGGAGAGTGGAATTCCATGTGTAGCGGTGAAATGCGTAGATATATGGAGGAACACCAGTGGCGAAGGCGGCTCTCTGGTCTGTAACTGACGCTGAGGCTCGAAAGCGTGGGGAGCAAACAGGATTAGATACCCTGGTAGTCCACGCCGTAAACGATGAGTGCTAAGTGTTGGAGGGTTTCCGCCCTTCAGTGCTGCAGCTAACGCATTAAGCACTCCGCCTGGGGAGTACGACCGCAAGGTTGAAACTCAAAGGAATTGACGGGGGCCCGCACAAGCGGTGGAGCATGTGGTTTAATTCGAAGCAACGCGAAGAACCTTACCAGGTCTTGACATCCTTTGACCACTCTAGAGATAGAGCTTCCCCTTCGGGGGCAAAGTGACAGGTGGTGCATGGTTGTCGTCAGCTCGTGTCGTGAGATGTTGGGTTAAGTCCCGCAACGAGCGCAACCCTTATTGTTAGTTGCCATCATTTAGTTGGGCACTCTAGCAAGACTGCCGGTGACAAACCGGAGGAAGGTGGGGATGACGTCAAATCATCATGCCCCTTATGACCTGGGCTACACACGTGCTACAATGGGAAGTACAACGAGTCGCGAAGTCGCGAGGCTAAGCTAATCTCTTAAAGCTTCTCTCAGTTCGGATTGTAGGCTGCAACTCGCCTACATGAAGCCGGAATCGCTAGTAATCGCGGATCAGCACGCCGCGGTGAATACGTTCCCGGGCCTTGTACACACCGCCCGTCACACCACGAGAGTTTGTAACACCCGAAGTCGGTGAGGTAACCTTTTGGAGCCAGCCGCCTAAGGTGGGATAGATGATTGGGGTGAAGTCGTAACAAGGTAGCCGTATCGGAAGGTGCGGCTGGATCACCTCCTTTCTAAGGAATATTACGGAGACTACACACGTTTGTCGATACTTTGTTCAGTTTTGAGAGGTCTACTCTCAAAATTTTTGTTCATTGAAAACTGGATATTGAAGTAAAAAATGTAAGTAATACAAACCGAGAACACCGCGTTGAATGAGTTTTTTAATAAGTTCAATTGCTTATTTTTCTTGATCGGACTTCTATCGCTAGAAGAAAGATCAAAACTCAACCGTAAGGTTGATAAGGTTAAGTGAATAAGGGCGCACGGTGGATGCCTTGGCACTAGGAGCCGATGAAGGACGGGACTAACACCGATATGCTTTGGGGAGCTGTACGTAAGCTATGATCCAGAGATTTCCGAATGGGGGAACCCAGCATCTTTTATAGGATGTTACGTATACGTGAATACATAGCGTATACGAGGTAGACGCAGAGAACTGAAACATCTAAGTACCTGCAGGAAGAGAAAGAAAATTCGATTCCCTGAGTAGCGGCGAGCGAAACGGGAAAAGCCCAAACCAATGAGCTTGCTCATTGGGGTTGTAGGACTCCGATCTGGTAGTTCTTTCAGATAGTCGAATGACTTGGAAAAGTCAGTCAAAGAGGGTGAAAGCCCCGTAGACGAAATTTGAAAGGCACCTAGGAGGATCCTGAGTACGGCGGAACACGAGGAATTCCGTCGGAATCCGGGAGGACCATCTCCCAAGGCTAAATACTCCCTAGTGACCGATAGTGAACCAGTACCGTGAGGGAAAGGTGAAAAGCACCCCGGAAGGGGAGTGAAATAGAACCTGAAACCGTGTGCCTACAACAAGTCAAAGCCCGTTAATGGGTGATGGCGTGCCTTTTGTAGAATGAACCGGCGAGTTACGATTGCATGCGAGGTTAAGTTGAAGAGACGGAGCCGCAGCGAAAGCGAGTCTGAATAGGGCGTTTGAGTATGTAGTCGTAGACCCGAAACCATGTGATCTACCCATGTCCAGGTTGAAGGTGCGGTAAAACGCACTGGAGGACCGAACCCACGTACGTTGAAAAGTGCGGGGATGAGGTGTGGGTAGCGGAGAAATTCCAAACGAACTTGGAGATAGCTGGTTCTCTCCGAAATAGCTTTAGGGCTAGCCTCGGATTTGAGAATGATGGAGGTAGAGCACTGTTTGGACTAGGGGCC from Enterococcus sp. DIV1094 includes these protein-coding regions:
- a CDS encoding LysR substrate-binding domain-containing protein, with the translated sequence MNTRDLEYYVQIVKQKNFTKVAKFFEVSQPTITYAIQRLEKELGATLITRDRSHHELIITPAGKQLMIHAQSVLQEITLAKAEIAQLQKKKLRFGMPPIIGNEYFPKLSSYFIKYQLMAQIDIVDGGSRDLYGMIHQGRIDIAILGSTQPIVDHKLEVERLLDKCFMIVVSPSHPLAERTSVSFKELADEQFVLLNEHYVHPAAFTKLSKQTHIEPKIVYQSNDLNILKSMVRENIGIGFLTEIAIHPEDNLVAIPLADTDQPRFLISLATRAQQLPTVLHENVIEVIHEFMQTQK
- a CDS encoding YceD family protein; protein product: MKWSLLELRKYQETPLTFHETLDVKKALMKRDDSILDVAPVEVEGLVSVDNKGYLVHYTAQTTLTVPSTRSLTPVELPIKLSVDELFMTMEQYQRRDAQLPSEEILLIEGTHLDVTESIEDNILLAIPMRVLTEEEEQSTELPKGNDWEVLSEEEYERRKTEEAETKVDPRLAKLSEFFDSASEEDDKA
- the rpmF gene encoding 50S ribosomal protein L32, yielding MAVPARRTSKAKKAKRRTHYKLTIKGLNECPNCGEMKKSHHVCASCGYYDGKDVMSKEA
- the gndA gene encoding NADP-dependent phosphogluconate dehydrogenase, with the protein product MSKQQIGVVGMAVMGKNLALNIESRGYSVALFNRTGAKTTDVVEEHPDKNFKATYTIEEFVDSIEKPRRILLMVKAGPATDATIQELLPHLDKGDILIDGGNTFFQDTIRRNEELANSGINFIGTGVSGGEEGALKGPSIMPGGQKEAYELVAPILEQISAKAEDGTPCVTYIGPNGAGHYVKMVHNGIEYGDMQLIAESYDLMKNILGLSVDEMADIFKEWNEGELDSYLIEITADILTRKDDEGTGQPIVDVILDAAGNKGTGKWTSQSALDLGVPLPLITESVFARYISAYKEERVQASKILSHTNDFEFKGDKKEFIEKIREALYFSKIMSYAQGFAQLRVASKDYGWDLPFGEIAKIWRAGCIIRARFLQKITDAYDTNPDIENLLLDDYFVEITKKYQQAVREVVALAVQAGVPVPTFSSAIAYFDSYRAERLPANIIQAQRDYFGAHTYERVDKEGIFHYSWYNED
- a CDS encoding response regulator transcription factor, giving the protein MSNILIIEDEKNLARFVELELKHEGYNAEVHYNGRTGLDAALNNEWDAILLDLMLPELNGLEVCRRVRQAKNTPIIMMTARDSVIDRVSGLDHGADDYIVKPFAIEELLARLRALLRRIDIEGDKNVAKQTTITYRDLTIEKENRVVRRGNEVIELTKREYELLLTLMENVNVVLARDVLLNKVWGYETEVETNVVDVYIRYLRNKIDVPGEESYIQTVRGTGYVMRS
- a CDS encoding ATP-binding protein encodes the protein MSNYNKTEKRELKGPSLTIKWAFASSFFIFVVFTIFAVITYKSSINLIVAKERANVEHTISEAASRLSNSDEELTLISAYRNLTNADQTGGTGDDTAIIEGNLMKIDSFISELGQASMDLYVYDLDEKLIFKTHEKSRSLIQTTRKIPTIVTLDGKTGFLSIQPIYSKQTREKIGYTQTFYELSSFYDIRNNLLLTLIVLEIVSLILSSILGFFLSSYFLKPLKVLRDTMDTIRKDPQSDIHMPEIDTDDELADLAEIFNEMLDRMRLYIEQQEQFVEDVSHELRTPVAIIEGHLNLLNRWGKDDPEILEESLTASMQEISRMKSLVQEMLDLSRAEQVDVYYANETTNAKEVTYQVFNNFKLLYPDYVITLDDDLAKEVTLQIFRNHFEQLIIIILDNAVKYSTTRKEVHISISSTLSEFEIAIQDFGEGIPEEDLKKIFNRFYRVDKARARTKGGNGLGLSIAKQLVESYKGRILAESVVGQGTIFRIFVPIVRTEDK